The DNA region ACCGGTACATATTTTAGTGGACAAAAAATCTTTGGTCTccaagcagcgatcgttctccttctctctattCTCCATGGAATTGAACTTCAATGTCACGATCACAGATACACACCACGAATCACAGTCCATCAATCTTCTTGCTCATCCAACGTCAGCTTCCTGGTTTCTGTCTAGTCTCGTCTCCAATAAATAGCTGTAAATATTGCTCAATTTGCTTTTTTTATTTACTGTATTCCCATTTTTTCTCAACTTAATAATTTCGTGTATTAGTGTCTTATGATAGTTATTTTCCGTTTTCAAGACTTTTACATTGTCAACATCAGCTTTAAGATCTAGATTATGGGCATGTATTGCTGTCTTTACCACTCCTTATATCAGATTTATGTTGAGACTGCTTTTCACTCACTGCGAAGACCGATATAAACTTTATCACAATCCAGGCAACGGTACTGGAATCGGATCCTTGAGTCTACTGTACAACCTCCCAACTGTTTTTTGATTATATGTTGGTATCTGCacattttcatctctgaagatatttttaattttttttttgttaagtcTTTTATATTTGGCAGACACGCaaatttttcatcagtttttgGTTTTTGTCGTTCATTTTCATTTATAGTTGTATTTGATGAATTATTGTCGGTCACATAGTTAACCTCACTTTCGGTAATGTTCAGGAGGTAATGATATTCAACTGTGTTTTGATCTTAAAATTGTATATTGTAGAAATCCTGAAGAAACAATAGAGTAAATTGCGAAAGCTTGGTGAAGAAGAAAGTGTAGTTCCTTTATTTACTTGGATGAGTCGTTAAACCCTTACTTCAATcattataaaatatatgtaccATGCAGATATAAAATCCCAGCAAAAATACTCAGGCCCAGTTGCATGAAAGTCCATTATTGAGATTTGATGCCCCATCAGAAAGTGTATCGTGATATAAATGATTTGTTGTAAATTTCAACCTTATATCACACCTTTGGTAAAAATTCAATGTCTTATGAATTATTGGGAGTCTTATGAAAAAAACGTTGAAATTGGAAGTCACACTTCTTGTATTATTTCTTCTGAGGAGGTTCATCTCAAAAAAGTCTTGagcatcttcaattttgtcattaAAAAGGGTTATAATAGTATTGTTTTCTTTTTGGATCataaatgtacagggtgtttatgagaAGAACATTAAGGCCCAGTTTCAAAATCATTGGTTACCAGTGGTGGTTTGTTAACCTGTCAGTTAACCCAAGGTTTAAAAAGCTGCCCGTTTTACAACAAAAAAATGAGTGATGGATATTTGACCATCGGTTAAAATTGTTTTCTGAGGGTTGGTAATGTTTGTCGTGtacgatagatctacttttgggttattcattactgacatttcgtatttctgtgaaacaagaactttagAATATAGAAACTGTTTTGAATATTacagaaaacgaataaaacgtATGAGTACCGTACGAATGTTTGATGTTCTGAGCCGATTTGATTTGACaggttatttttcatttggattTTGATTTAAGTGAAGCTAAAgcgttcgttttttcttgtgcgAAATGAGGTAAAACAGTGCaacatatttgcataataactATTAATAATATTCAGTCTAGTTCTTCTAGTTCtattatttgacaataattcttgatcccctATAGGGGGCACAAAAACATTTTGATATAAattcattgcttcttcttctcctcttgaaggaggttgtccttcattttcattacaagttatgttatgtaaaaaaactgTGGACTTAATCATTGCTTGAATCTATACTTTTGATAGTCTCATTGAAGGAGCTGCGATTTTTCGCTTCCAAATACCTTCCTTTCCACTGTATTGCTGAATCTACAGAAGAAATCCAGGTCGAcatattcctcaaaataattcctCCTAGCTACAAATCTTCTGGGCCCCACTGTTTCCTCATAACTACTGTGAGTATTCACATCATAATCGTCCACGATATtcgtaaataataactaataaacaccCAATACATGTGAAACGCTTCCTAACCAGTAATCTCGAAGAAATGCTGAATTGTCtctgacagaactcaaaatatgttatcCATGCAGAACAGCATACACCACGAGAATTCTATGTCCTGGTAACTCTTACTCaactcatgaaattttcggggTTGAGTCAACCACAGGTTAACTTTAGGTTAAACGATAAACCACACTTTGTGAgacagaatttttgatttaaccactggtcactacataactttgggttaaccatatattgtgaaactgggcctaagTTTGAGGAGTCAAATTCAACGAAACTCGAGGTTTCGAAGTAACCTTTTTTGTTGCTTTATTcgatttcacatgaaaaaagtGGGGTTACTAACCTCCAACATATACCTTAAATGGAAAATCCTTACATAATTTAGAAGAGTGTTCTCCATATTTCAGTTTGAAAACTTTCGGTTTTTCACTGCCAAACATATTTTTTGATATAATTTGTCGAAAAACCCTTTTTTAATTCATTCTTGATTTTAGGTGGTTCGGAAAAAAACGTggatgaaatgaaattattatcaACAAAGCCTTTAGAGCCAAAACTATTCGGATCAATGTTCAGTATCTCGCCAATAATCGGACCACAGAATTTACGAGGACATTTCGTGAATCTGAGATGTATATCCGGTGTAATGCGTTCGAACACGATGCCCTCGAGAATTTCGATAAGAAAGAATACGAAGAAAAAGAAACGCTTACCTAAATTATTCGCTGATAGATGCACGAATATTAATTACGGAACACCTCCTCTGAGGCATGTTCCTTTGCGACCTTTGAAGAAGAGATGTAATCCTCAAGAACCAATTAAATgcgagaaaaaattgaaaagagaaCCCTGCGAGAGAGCTGACGATGACTGGAAATTGGAAGCGAAACCATTCAGTGTCATCTCATATTCTCCCAGAATATCCATCGAAGTGAAAATGAAACCGAACGTGCCAATGAAGAGATTACCAAAAATGAACATTCCGGAACCGAAAAGATCATGTGAAGTATTCGTTTCGACCTGTCCAACGAGGTCTGATATGAATGCGggaatattgaagaaaaaactgcCGAGAATACAATCGGGAATGATGAGAACCTcgatttcacaaaatttgacgGCACCTCCGCTTCgacgattgaaaaaaattgatattccaGAGCCACCAAAAATTTGCCCGAAGGAAATTTGTGAAAGAAAAGAATGTCTCTCTTTTACTGTTTGTAAGAAAACACTACCTCGTCTATCATCTTCCAAAGTAACTGCCCCAATACCACAGCAACTCAAAAATAATCCTCCTTTGAAAAGGTTGCCATCTTTCCATATAGAAGATCCTCCTAAAATTTTGTTATGTCGAAAATCCCAATGTCCCCCAAGAGCTGATGAGCTGCAAATGACAGATAGATAttcaaagaagaaaaaactACCAAAACTTCTCGGAGGTGAATACAAAATAAAGCCAACTCTGACTGAACAAAGGTATATAAGTTCTTTGAAACCCCCCGTGAAAACTTATGAGCCAGTTGAACCACCGAAGGTATGTCCCAAAGTTGCTTGTGATCCGCTATGTAGGACTGATAGTCATCTCAATATACCAAAAAAGTCTCTTCCCAAAATACCAACACTTCCCCGAGGTTCGTCGCCGATTACTTTGAAGGAGGGAAACAGTTTGAAAAGATTGAAAAAGGTGTTGGTCAAGGAGCCTCCAAAGATTTGTCCCACTTCACCATGCCTCAAAACTTATAGAGCTGATAGTAAAATGAGCATGAAAAAACGTCCACTACCAAAATTAGAGGTTGGTTCAATCAGTCCACCTAAAACCTCCATTCCAAATATTTCACCACTTAAAAGATTGCCTAAGATTCCCATTGAAGAACCCAGGAGAATTTGTCCCGTGGAAATCATAGAAAAATGTCCAGAGCGTAATAGTCCCGTACCAGAGAAGCGAGTGTTGCCTATTTTGAAGCGCCATGAGAAATCGCGACCCCCAATCGTAGAATTGAAGAACTCTCCAAGTTTGAAACGGTTGAAGCCTctagaaatgaaaaatgatgCCAGGAAATGCATAACTGAAGCAGTTATTTCCCAGGAGTGCTTTCGTTCTGATTTTGCTGATTGGAGTTTTCCTGTAGAAAATGCTATGAGAAACTCGTGTCATCAGAGAAAATCGAGAAGCGTTAGCAGCAGGCGGTCGATGAGTACAAATTTGACAGATCATTACACCAAGGGGCTTTTGACACGAAAAATGTTGCAATCGCATATAGATGTTAGGAAACGCCTGTCTCTCCCTGCCCTAACTGACGAATCTCAAAAAACACCCTTGTCAAGGTGTACCCCGAAATCAATTTCACAGAATTTTTCTGATGATTCATCGATGAAAGAACTGCAACCAAAATATCCTCTTTACAGTAAATTCAAGGGTATAGCGCCGATGAAACCGGACGCCCCAAAATTAGACCCAGAAAAGGAGGATGATTGTATAAGGGAAAAATGTAACATACCTAAGGCCACATTGACAGCAAGTTGTGATAATCCAAATCCGAAACGAAAATATTTGAGAGTGTCCCGAGAGGAAACAGGACCGTGTCCTCCATGTGACTCTGGATGCGCCGAACAACCGGAGAGTTGCGATGGTGTTATAAATTGTTGTTCCTCACCGCCCTGTAAATCTGATTGCCCTTCGCCCTGTCCACAATTATTTTCACCGAAATGTCCCACCCCACGTCCATGTCCATCACCGTGTCCTCCACCTTGCCCACCACCTTGTCCTTGCAACATCCCTTATCCCGCTCCTTGCCCCCCTCCTTGTCCTCCTCCATGCCCGCAAATACGTCGACCATGTACTCCATGCAGACCTCCCCAAAAATTCAGAAATCCATGTCAGCCACCAAAAAAATCTTTCTGGCAGAGGTTGAAAAACTATTTTAAAGCTAGACCGAATTGTCCGACACCTGCACAGTTGAAGAGGAAGAAAATGATGACAAAGGTGCAGAAAATGGCGGATAAGGCTGGACTGGGGGTATACGATCCTTGCGATGATCCGAGGAGAATTTGCAAAGAGGTAGAAAGACGATGTTGTTTGGCCAGAAAATGCAGCAGCTCTAATAAAAGATGCTTTCACTGTTACGGGGCATTGAGGGATTTTCATTCAGCCGTACAGATACGTTCAGGAGGTAAGTATCTAGaagtattttcgaaaaaaaaaaaacattaaaccTAATTCGAAATCTCTAGCGAactttaatgaaaattttcctacttACCATTAAACAGGTACAGGGTGTGAGTGAACAGTTGCCAAAAGAATTAATGTGTCAAAAACTAGTGTggttttttctatatttttttaagCAGCACCTACTTAGACACAGCCTGCTGGACCTGTACTTGAAAgtaattcgaaatttttttcttacaaactgaaagaaaatgaaattgagcTCTCTGGGAGCAAGAAGGcaataaaaatcaaattttgatGGTGTTGCCCTATACTCTCAGCATGATATCTACGTACTATATTTGAATTTTGGTTCGATGATAATTCCACCCTATACGACTTGCACTGAGTAAATACGCAAATAGAGCTAGTTTTTCAGCAGATGATTTGTCCAACCAAtgattttcatatgagggtatCACAGTCGTAGTTCATGTGTTTGAACTTACACGATACCATACACAAACTAAAACCAATGAATGAAGATATCGAATGACATTACCCAATCGATTTTAAAACTTTTCAGGCTTACTTCCAACTGTGGGTACCCGAAACCTTCTAGGAAGTTACTGCACCTCATTTTTCCAGCTACCTTGGTGTCGGACAATGAAGAATTGGAGGAATCCTTTCGAGTTTTATGAAATCCAGGATGGCGATGATTTCATTCACGGATCTCCTAGTAACAAATTGATAAAGGTTGATAAATCACAGATGATGAATAAATtaggaaatattttcaaaaacctGAATACTCTTCAAGCAATTGATGTTGATTTACTAGGAGAAATTTTGTACAAGAGCTTGATTCTGCATTGTACTAATCGTGATGATGAATTCAGACTACACGTGAATTACTTGCTTGAATATAGTCCGGAATGTTTAGAGAAAAAACGAGATATACtccttgaaatattgaatacctTAGGCCAGGAAATATACTTGAAGAAACATGATAATAAACAAGAAGAATTAGGTAGGTGGATAAGTTCGTCCTGATGTTGTATTTTTGA from Coccinella septempunctata chromosome 1, icCocSept1.1, whole genome shotgun sequence includes:
- the LOC123322624 gene encoding uncharacterized protein LOC123322624; protein product: MAYRFNTNHVCSIAKSAIQQAKESLKESPTIFLRPTSRDVRHLHDLPYNFNKRGATGKEKFVRKDSNTRIRKGVSFTNVANKQIRNNVMKQDSSNRSSNYFRNENNVNEEVLGQRSISHEYSKAIHPHPNFAKLLKEKDDVNLVAVHNLISIPKVNSELNMKRIDMAPNKYRSQKCFCLSYSEVLKENFKKEDVSRFFSGYSNGGSEKNVDEMKLLSTKPLEPKLFGSMFSISPIIGPQNLRGHFVNLRCISGVMRSNTMPSRISIRKNTKKKKRLPKLFADRCTNINYGTPPLRHVPLRPLKKRCNPQEPIKCEKKLKREPCERADDDWKLEAKPFSVISYSPRISIEVKMKPNVPMKRLPKMNIPEPKRSCEVFVSTCPTRSDMNAGILKKKLPRIQSGMMRTSISQNLTAPPLRRLKKIDIPEPPKICPKEICERKECLSFTVCKKTLPRLSSSKVTAPIPQQLKNNPPLKRLPSFHIEDPPKILLCRKSQCPPRADELQMTDRYSKKKKLPKLLGGEYKIKPTLTEQRYISSLKPPVKTYEPVEPPKVCPKVACDPLCRTDSHLNIPKKSLPKIPTLPRGSSPITLKEGNSLKRLKKVLVKEPPKICPTSPCLKTYRADSKMSMKKRPLPKLEVGSISPPKTSIPNISPLKRLPKIPIEEPRRICPVEIIEKCPERNSPVPEKRVLPILKRHEKSRPPIVELKNSPSLKRLKPLEMKNDARKCITEAVISQECFRSDFADWSFPVENAMRNSCHQRKSRSVSSRRSMSTNLTDHYTKGLLTRKMLQSHIDVRKRLSLPALTDESQKTPLSRCTPKSISQNFSDDSSMKELQPKYPLYSKFKGIAPMKPDAPKLDPEKEDDCIREKCNIPKATLTASCDNPNPKRKYLRVSREETGPCPPCDSGCAEQPESCDGVINCCSSPPCKSDCPSPCPQLFSPKCPTPRPCPSPCPPPCPPPCPCNIPYPAPCPPPCPPPCPQIRRPCTPCRPPQKFRNPCQPPKKSFWQRLKNYFKARPNCPTPAQLKRKKMMTKVQKMADKAGLGVYDPCDDPRRICKEVERRCCLARKCSSSNKRCFHCYGALRDFHSAVQIRSGGLLPTVGTRNLLGSYCTSFFQLPWCRTMKNWRNPFEFYEIQDGDDFIHGSPSNKLIKVDKSQMMNKLGNIFKNLNTLQAIDVDLLGEILYKSLILHCTNRDDEFRLHVNYLLEYSPECLEKKRDILLEILNTLGQEIYLKKHDNKQEELDTGEPSLDFLKQLARIKTQN